DNA sequence from the Candidatus Falkowbacteria bacterium genome:
AGACGCCGGTCGTCTCTCCGTCTTGGAACAGCTTATATGACTTCGCATCATCGAGCGGAATATTGTCTATATCCACTTCGATGCCGCGGGTATTCTTGATGATCTTGATGGCCGACTCGATGATGGTCAGGTTCTTCAAGCCGAGAAAGTCCATTTTCAAAAGGCCCAGGTCCTCGACCGGATGGAGCGAATACTGCGAAACGATATTCCGGTCCGAAGTCGAGGCGTATTGGACTGGGGCGTACTCGGTCAAAGGCTCGCGAGTTATGAGCACGCCGCAGGCATGGGTTGAAGCGTGGCGGGCCACGCCCTCGAGGCGCAAGGCGTAATCGATGACCTGCTTGGCGCCCGGATCGTTCTTGTACATGTCAGCAAACTCCGAGACTTCGTCAAGCGCTTTCTTGATACTGGAGAATTGCGGAATCATCTTGGCCAGCTTGTCGCAGAAATCATAGGGGAAATCAAGGACGCGACCAACATCACGGACGGCAGCGCGGGCGGCCATGGTTCCGAAGGTGATGATCTGCGCTACGTGATCCTTGCCATATTTGTTTTCCACATATTTCAAAACATCGTCCCGGCGGACGTCGGAAAAATCAGTATCGATATCAGGCATCGAGATACGTTCCGGATTCAAGAAACGTTCGAACAGCAGGTTGTATTTCAACGGGTCGAGGTTGGTGATGCCTATCAGGTAGCAGACCAAAGAACCGGCGGCGCTGCCTCGACCCGGGCCGACGACGACTCCATTGTCCTTGGCCCAATTGATGAAGTCAGCCACGATCAAGAAATATGAGGGCCAACCCATACGCTCGATGACCGACAACTCATAATCCATGCGTTCGCGGATCTCGGTGCTCACCTGTTCGTAGTTCTGCTGATAGCGCTTCTCCAAACCTTGATTGCACCATTGCCGCAAGAGGCCGAACTCGGTCATGCCATCGGGCACGGGAAAAATCGGCAAAGAGATTTCACCAAGCTTGATTTCCAGATTGCAGGCCTCGGCTATTTTCAAGGTATTATCAACGGCCTCCGGAACGTCTTTGAAAATTTCTTTCATCTCGGCCGCTGACTTATAGTAGAAGTCCTGGCCATGCATCGCCATGCGATCGGTGTCGTTCTTCTTACGCTTGGTCTGCAAGCACAAAAGCACGTCCTGGGCGTCATAGTCTTCTTTATGCAAATAATGGAGGTCGTTGGTAGCAACCAGCGGGACACCCATCTCCTTGCCCAAAGCGATCATCTGCTCATTCACACCTGCCTGTTCCGGCAGATTGGGATGGTGCTGGATTTCCAAATAGAAATTGCCTTGGCCGAAAAGATCGTTAAACTCCCTAATCCTCTCACGAGCGCGGTCAAGCCGCCCTTGCAGGATCATTTGGGATATCTCGCCGCCCAAACATGCGGTACAGGCAATCAGCCCCTCAGAATGCTTCTGCAGGGTCGGCCAATCGATGCGCGGTTTATAATAATACCCTTCCAAGTGGGCGAGCGAAACCATCTTGATCAGGTTCTTGTAGCCGGTCTCATTCTTGACCAATAACAATAAGTGATAATTGGCAGCGTCGGCCTTGGTCAGCTTGTCGGTCAGCAGGTTCGGCGCCATATAGGTCTCGACGCCGATAACCGGCTTGATGCCGGCCTTCTTGGCTTTCTGATAGAACTCGATTACGCCGTACATCGTACCATGATCGGTCAAGGCCACGGCTGGAGCGCCGTCAGACTTGGCATAGTCAATCAGCTCATCGAGCTTGGTTAGGCCGTCGAGCAGACTGTAGTGGGTATGGTTATGGAGGTGGACAAAAGACATGTTTCCTGGTGTTTTAAAACGCAAAAAGAGACCAAAAGCCTCCTTTGCTATAGGTAATATGATACCACTTTTTCGATTTTTTACAAACAATACCGCAAAGGCTAAATTATCCCACAAAATCAATATATTTAGCCTCGCATTGTTACTGCCCCACCTTCCCGACCCAACCGAAGATGTCCTCGAAGTTCTTGAGGATCAGCTGGAAGACCGATTCCTTTTGCTTGGGGGTGAGTATTGTATAAATCTTACTCGTAGTCAGGTTGCCCGAAGAGTCGGTGGCGGTGATACGGAAGGTGTAGACCTGGCCGGAGTCGAACTTGGTGACCACGGCCACGTGCTTCCTGGAGTAGGTGGTCTCGGCTGGGGTCTTGTCCGGGAATTCCTTGTCGTCGGTGACCACACCCTTGATATATTGGACCTGGCCGATGGTC
Encoded proteins:
- a CDS encoding DNA polymerase III subunit alpha — encoded protein: MSFVHLHNHTHYSLLDGLTKLDELIDYAKSDGAPAVALTDHGTMYGVIEFYQKAKKAGIKPVIGVETYMAPNLLTDKLTKADAANYHLLLLVKNETGYKNLIKMVSLAHLEGYYYKPRIDWPTLQKHSEGLIACTACLGGEISQMILQGRLDRARERIREFNDLFGQGNFYLEIQHHPNLPEQAGVNEQMIALGKEMGVPLVATNDLHYLHKEDYDAQDVLLCLQTKRKKNDTDRMAMHGQDFYYKSAAEMKEIFKDVPEAVDNTLKIAEACNLEIKLGEISLPIFPVPDGMTEFGLLRQWCNQGLEKRYQQNYEQVSTEIRERMDYELSVIERMGWPSYFLIVADFINWAKDNGVVVGPGRGSAAGSLVCYLIGITNLDPLKYNLLFERFLNPERISMPDIDTDFSDVRRDDVLKYVENKYGKDHVAQIITFGTMAARAAVRDVGRVLDFPYDFCDKLAKMIPQFSSIKKALDEVSEFADMYKNDPGAKQVIDYALRLEGVARHASTHACGVLITREPLTEYAPVQYASTSDRNIVSQYSLHPVEDLGLLKMDFLGLKNLTIIESAIKIIKNTRGIEVDIDNIPLDDAKSYKLFQDGETTGVFQFESSGMKRYLRELKPTEFEDIIAMVALYRPGPMEWIPDYISGKHGKKKPEYLHPKLEPILGVTYGVAIYQEQVMQMARDLAGFTMGEADVLRKAVGKKIVKLLAEQKEKFVDGCVKNGISSDLAQRIFAFIEPFAGYGFNRSHAACYALIGYQTAYLKANWPTEFMAALLTADQQDTDRVAIEIDECRKMGIEVLPPDINQSFGTFTVVTSGTAENRVVTDDEKVNTIRFGLKAIKNVGENIVDVIIAERKANGQYKDLVDLLDRVTDKDLNKKSLESLTKSGALDAWAERGRLLSNMDNILNYSKEVSKNKNSGQVSLFGDLPSLANSRPAVRLDNPGTASQQEKLAWEKELLGLYISEHPMTQYKPYIEKFVMPLNRLGGCSRDANINIAGVITSIKKIVTRSSEAMLFVKIEDQTSSVEALVFPSLLKETGSVWQDGKIILCQGKLSDKDQDIKLLANKAALLDSSNIAASLKAFNEAKEVGGRNGRNWPKKSESAGGTRINQAPSSPPTDTSLKLIFKQTCDQQLLGELHHLLAERKGEDKVFFKILAENGDAKIIESDLRVKNDDELVQIIREVCGTLVTVVDKKT